In the genome of Ancylomarina subtilis, one region contains:
- a CDS encoding glucosamine inositolphosphorylceramide transferase family protein: MNISVIVNEDSLIQASHFNKLITINKLPITTICNITKSTNSSSWGLNFIHFYESFLNRTTKKCHFVNKISSDCFCLNLSSESKSITKGLFNIKINGIPFAYELDWFNDIIVNKRNFISVSYTLKEAIGIENEYEFKTRPDYLFLFRTRHEILSKLLTIIYIKSTLGNLVTDSVSYLSNDISTSKLFYRLMKNLFAKTIDSLFYKTQWQIQYKLIDSIDEWITLVPPKDRFWADPFLVEEAGKYFLFVEELIYKKGFAHLSVMEVDEKGIVTDSEIILDKGHHLSYPYVFLDNGQYFMIPETAKSETIELYKCIEFPYKWEFSMNLMEGILASDTSVVKHDGLWWLFTSEKKLTSDGYDSYLSIYYSDDLLTNNWTPVKNNPVKVDVRDSRCGGYIYEKDNELFRVSQNCSKCYGYGYNIAKITELSSSVYKEDIIDIITADQLQKGIIATHTFSVSNELVTRDILKRIKG; the protein is encoded by the coding sequence TTTAATAAATTAATTACTATTAATAAGCTGCCCATTACAACTATTTGCAATATTACGAAATCGACTAATAGTAGCAGTTGGGGTCTGAATTTTATACACTTTTACGAGAGCTTCTTAAACAGAACCACAAAAAAATGCCATTTCGTTAATAAGATATCTAGCGATTGTTTCTGTTTGAATTTAAGTTCAGAGTCTAAAAGTATTACTAAGGGCCTTTTTAATATTAAGATTAATGGGATTCCCTTTGCCTACGAATTAGATTGGTTTAATGACATTATTGTTAATAAACGTAATTTTATTTCGGTTTCATATACCCTTAAAGAGGCAATTGGCATAGAAAACGAGTACGAATTTAAAACTCGTCCTGATTATCTGTTTTTATTTAGAACAAGACATGAGATTTTAAGCAAGCTTCTCACAATTATATATATAAAATCCACTCTTGGTAATTTAGTTACAGATAGTGTATCTTACCTTAGTAATGATATTTCAACTAGTAAGTTGTTTTATAGATTAATGAAAAATCTATTTGCAAAAACAATAGATAGTCTATTTTATAAAACACAATGGCAAATACAATATAAACTAATAGATTCAATTGACGAGTGGATAACACTTGTGCCGCCTAAGGATCGCTTTTGGGCCGACCCTTTTCTAGTTGAAGAGGCAGGTAAGTATTTCCTATTTGTCGAAGAGTTGATATATAAGAAAGGATTTGCTCATCTTTCTGTAATGGAAGTAGATGAGAAAGGAATAGTTACAGATAGTGAAATCATATTAGATAAGGGGCATCATCTTTCATACCCTTATGTATTTTTAGATAATGGACAATATTTTATGATTCCTGAGACTGCAAAGTCAGAAACAATAGAACTGTATAAATGTATTGAATTCCCTTATAAATGGGAATTTTCTATGAATTTAATGGAAGGAATTCTTGCTTCTGATACTAGTGTTGTAAAACATGATGGTCTGTGGTGGCTTTTTACTTCAGAGAAAAAATTGACTAGTGATGGCTATGATTCTTATTTGTCTATATATTATTCTGATGATTTATTAACAAATAATTGGACTCCAGTAAAGAATAATCCTGTAAAGGTTGATGTTAGAGATTCTAGATGTGGAGGATATATATATGAGAAGGATAATGAGTTATTTAGAGTATCTCAAAATTGTTCAAAATGCTATGGGTACGGTTATAATATTGCAAAAATAACTGAATTATCTTCAAGTGTATATAAAGAAGATATTATTGATATTATTACTGCGGACCAATTACAAAAAGGCATAATTGCTACTCATACTTTTTCGGTTAGTAATGAGCTTGTTACGAGAGATATACTTAAACGCATAAAGGGTTGA
- a CDS encoding glycosyltransferase family 4 protein: MKKGLIIGALPMAYGGKTPGGIATHIHGLVQTLTNNGYSIDLCYHKPRKPHQFKKIQVLGCGKIAYLFNVIVGFILLLLKNRKILFIIPLNSVVFASFYYRFLSNYLKTNKIDFVHVHSLSNVSPIILKQLSVNCNVIVTDHGFWQKPNLKSNKRYLSLLKKSFECSTNIIYISDYAYNYHLDYKLGDLKKLVKIPNPIDFTLFKNETDIIKTGNANKKNIFFNGLTHSLSIKRLDILLESIENDEVLKKTVILKIVCNKNGHDFVKSKKWNFDLELFDRQPIESILKLYTEANIMVLPSKSESFGLVYLEALAMGIPVIGFNKVIDEFKEQLQTYIGESFDSNIESHLQLAQKIRRVLSSDFNGQGVQSKLQLVYSWNRQIIDFIKLYQDNITD; the protein is encoded by the coding sequence ATGAAAAAGGGATTAATTATTGGGGCTTTGCCTATGGCATATGGTGGGAAAACACCTGGTGGTATTGCAACACATATTCATGGCCTAGTACAAACGTTAACTAACAATGGATATTCAATAGATTTATGTTATCATAAACCTCGCAAACCACATCAATTTAAAAAAATACAAGTTTTAGGTTGTGGTAAAATTGCATATCTTTTCAATGTTATAGTAGGATTTATACTTCTTCTACTTAAGAATAGGAAAATACTATTTATCATACCATTAAATAGCGTTGTATTTGCCTCTTTTTATTATAGATTTCTCTCAAATTACCTTAAAACAAATAAAATTGATTTTGTACATGTACACTCTTTATCCAATGTATCACCAATTATATTAAAACAATTGAGTGTTAATTGTAATGTAATTGTAACCGATCACGGTTTTTGGCAAAAACCTAATCTTAAGAGTAATAAAAGGTATCTATCTCTGCTAAAAAAATCTTTTGAATGTTCAACAAACATTATTTATATCTCGGATTATGCCTACAACTACCATTTAGATTATAAATTGGGTGATTTAAAAAAGTTGGTCAAAATACCGAATCCTATTGATTTCACACTATTTAAAAACGAAACTGACATTATAAAAACAGGTAATGCAAATAAAAAAAATATTTTCTTTAATGGCTTAACACACTCTCTATCTATAAAACGATTAGATATTTTATTAGAGAGTATCGAAAACGACGAAGTACTAAAGAAAACCGTTATACTTAAAATTGTTTGTAACAAAAATGGTCACGATTTTGTAAAAAGTAAAAAATGGAATTTTGATTTAGAACTATTTGATCGACAACCAATAGAGTCAATCCTTAAACTATATACAGAAGCTAATATAATGGTTTTGCCAAGTAAAAGTGAAAGCTTTGGATTAGTATATTTAGAGGCTCTTGCAATGGGTATCCCTGTTATCGGTTTTAATAAAGTAATCGACGAGTTTAAAGAGCAATTACAAACATATATTGGAGAATCTTTTGATTCGAATATTGAGTCTCACTTACAATTAGCTCAAAAAATAAGACGCGTATTAAGTAGTGATTTTAATGGACAAGGGGTTCAATCAAAACTGCAACTAGTCTACTCGTGGAATAGGCAGATTATTGATTTTATTAAGTTATACCAAGATAATATTACTGACTAA